From one Rhodovulum sp. ES.010 genomic stretch:
- the gltA gene encoding citrate synthase codes for MPDSTKTATLKLGDASVELPVLSPTAGPDVVDIRKLYAQMGVFTHDPGFTSTSSCESSITFIDGDKGELLHRGYPIDQLAEKSHFLEVCYLLLYGELPTAAQLEDFENRVTRHTMVHEQMHRFFTGFRRDAHPMAVMVGVVGAMSAFYHDSTDINDPWQREVASIRLIAKMPTIAAMAYKYTIGQPFVYPRNDLDYASNFLRMCFAVPAEEYEVDPILTRAMDRILTLHADHEQNASTSTVRLASSSGANPFACIAAGIACLWGPAHGGANQACLEMLQQIGTVDRIPDYIKRAKDKDDPFRLMGFGHRVYKNFDPRAKVMKQSAHEVLDLLGVENNETLKVAMELEKIALEDEYFVDKKLYPNVDFYSGIILDAMGFPTAMFTPIFALSRTVGWISQWKEMIADPGMKIGRPRQLYAGPTRRDYVDVEDR; via the coding sequence ATGCCTGACAGCACGAAAACCGCAACGCTGAAGCTGGGCGACGCATCGGTGGAATTGCCGGTCCTCAGCCCCACTGCGGGGCCGGACGTGGTCGATATCCGCAAGCTATACGCCCAGATGGGCGTGTTCACCCACGATCCGGGCTTCACCTCGACCTCCTCCTGCGAAAGCTCGATCACCTTCATCGATGGCGACAAGGGCGAGCTTCTGCATCGGGGCTACCCGATCGACCAACTCGCCGAGAAATCGCATTTCCTCGAGGTCTGCTATCTCCTGCTCTATGGCGAGTTGCCGACCGCCGCGCAGCTGGAGGATTTCGAGAACCGGGTGACGCGCCACACCATGGTGCACGAGCAGATGCACCGTTTCTTCACCGGGTTCCGCCGCGACGCCCACCCGATGGCGGTCATGGTGGGCGTGGTGGGCGCGATGTCGGCCTTCTACCACGACTCGACCGATATCAACGATCCCTGGCAGCGCGAGGTCGCCTCTATCCGGCTGATCGCGAAGATGCCGACGATCGCGGCCATGGCCTACAAGTACACGATCGGCCAGCCCTTCGTGTATCCGCGCAACGACCTCGACTACGCGTCGAACTTCCTGCGCATGTGTTTCGCGGTTCCGGCCGAAGAGTATGAGGTCGACCCGATCCTGACCCGTGCGATGGACCGGATCCTGACGCTGCATGCGGACCACGAACAAAACGCCTCCACCTCGACGGTGCGTCTGGCCTCGTCCTCGGGCGCGAACCCGTTTGCCTGCATCGCGGCCGGCATCGCCTGCCTCTGGGGGCCGGCCCATGGCGGCGCGAACCAGGCCTGCCTGGAGATGCTGCAGCAGATCGGCACGGTCGACCGCATCCCGGACTACATCAAGCGCGCCAAGGACAAGGACGATCCGTTCCGACTAATGGGCTTCGGCCACCGGGTCTACAAGAATTTCGACCCGCGGGCGAAGGTGATGAAGCAGTCCGCGCACGAGGTGCTGGACCTGCTCGGCGTCGAGAACAACGAGACGCTCAAAGTCGCGATGGAACTGGAGAAGATCGCGCTGGAGGACGAGTATTTCGTCGACAAGAAACTCTATCCCAACGTCGATTTCTACTCTGGCATCATCCTCGACGCGATGGGCTTCCCCACCGCAATGTTCACCCCGATCTTCGCGCTCAGCCGCACCGTGGGCTGGATTTCCCAGTGGAAGGAAATGATCGCCGATCCGGGCATGAAGATCGGACGCCCGCGCCAGCTTTATGCCGGCCCGACGCGGCGGGATTACGTCGACGTCGAGGACCGCTGA
- a CDS encoding cytochrome c-type biogenesis protein CcmH: MMKRLTLALFLALPAPAVALEPSELLDDPELEARARVISAEVRCLVCRNESIDDSNASLAKDLRRVVRERVVAGDTNDEVKAYLVDRYGEYVLLKPMMTGTNVVLYAAGPAMLLLGLGVGLVYIRSRRGRDAASSAALSAEEETRLKEIMGD, from the coding sequence ATGATGAAACGCCTGACCTTGGCCCTCTTTCTGGCCCTGCCCGCGCCAGCCGTTGCGCTGGAGCCGTCCGAGCTGCTGGACGACCCGGAACTGGAGGCCCGGGCGCGGGTCATTTCGGCCGAGGTTCGTTGCCTCGTCTGCCGGAATGAGAGCATCGACGATTCCAACGCCTCGCTCGCCAAGGACCTGCGGCGGGTGGTGCGCGAACGGGTGGTCGCAGGCGACACGAATGACGAGGTGAAAGCCTATCTCGTCGACCGTTACGGCGAGTACGTGTTGCTCAAGCCGATGATGACGGGCACCAACGTCGTTCTCTACGCGGCCGGGCCGGCGATGCTGCTTCTCGGTTTGGGCGTGGGGCTGGTCTACATCCGCAGCCGGCGCGGCCGCGATGCGGCATCGTCCGCCGCGCTCAGCGCCGAGGAAGAGACCCGGCTCAAGGAGATCATGGGCGACTGA
- the gltX gene encoding glutamate--tRNA ligase: MSEAPVVTRFAPSPTGFLHIGGARTALFNWLFARGRGGRFLLRIEDTDRARSTPEATQAILDGLAWLGLDWDGEPVSQAARADRHAEVAHRMLEAGHAYKCFATQDEIAAFREQARAEGRSTLYQSPWRDADPATHPDAPHVLRLKAPRDGATVIADEVQGEVTVQNDQLDDMVLLRSDGTPTYMLAVVVDDHDMGVTHVIRGDDHLNNAARQMQIYRAMGWDVPVWAHIPLIHGPDGKKLSKRHGALGVEEYRDMGYPAAGMRNYLARLGWSHGDDEFFTDDQAKAWFGLAGIGKSPARFDFKKLENLCGQHMAAMEDAALLQELRDYLAATGRPPLTERQEAGLADALPLIKSSIKTFPQIIEKANFVLADRPIVPDEKAAKSLDDVSRGILAELTPHLQSASWERDALEAAVGRVAEAHGLKLGKLAGPLRAALAGRSVSPSVFDMMLVIGRDETLARIADAQG; encoded by the coding sequence GTGTCCGAAGCCCCTGTCGTGACCCGTTTCGCCCCCTCGCCCACGGGATTCCTGCATATCGGCGGCGCGCGCACGGCGCTGTTCAACTGGCTGTTCGCGCGCGGTCGCGGGGGCCGGTTCCTGCTGCGGATCGAGGATACCGACCGGGCACGATCCACGCCGGAAGCGACGCAGGCCATCCTCGACGGTCTGGCCTGGCTCGGGCTCGACTGGGACGGCGAACCGGTCAGCCAGGCCGCGCGCGCCGACCGGCATGCCGAAGTCGCGCACCGGATGCTGGAGGCGGGCCATGCCTACAAGTGCTTCGCCACCCAGGACGAGATTGCCGCCTTTCGCGAACAGGCGAGGGCCGAGGGCCGGTCAACGCTCTACCAAAGCCCGTGGCGGGACGCCGACCCAGCGACCCATCCGGACGCGCCCCATGTCCTGCGGCTCAAGGCGCCGCGCGATGGTGCCACGGTAATCGCTGACGAGGTGCAGGGCGAGGTGACCGTCCAGAACGACCAGCTCGACGACATGGTGCTGCTGCGCTCGGACGGCACGCCCACCTACATGCTGGCCGTCGTGGTGGACGATCACGACATGGGCGTGACCCACGTGATCCGCGGCGACGACCATCTCAACAACGCCGCGCGGCAGATGCAGATCTACCGCGCGATGGGCTGGGACGTCCCGGTCTGGGCGCATATCCCGCTGATTCACGGCCCGGACGGCAAGAAACTGTCCAAGCGCCACGGCGCGCTCGGCGTCGAGGAATACCGCGACATGGGGTATCCTGCGGCGGGCATGCGCAACTACCTCGCTCGGCTCGGCTGGAGCCATGGCGACGACGAGTTCTTCACCGACGACCAGGCGAAGGCGTGGTTCGGCCTGGCGGGAATCGGCAAGTCCCCGGCCCGCTTCGACTTCAAGAAGCTGGAAAACCTCTGCGGCCAGCACATGGCGGCGATGGAGGATGCTGCGCTGCTGCAAGAGCTTCGGGATTATCTGGCTGCAACCGGCCGGCCGCCCTTGACCGAGCGTCAGGAAGCAGGCCTTGCCGACGCCTTGCCGCTGATCAAGTCAAGCATAAAGACATTTCCGCAAATCATTGAAAAAGCGAATTTCGTCCTCGCGGATCGCCCCATAGTGCCAGACGAGAAGGCGGCGAAATCACTCGATGATGTATCCCGTGGTATACTGGCTGAATTGACGCCGCATCTGCAAAGTGCTAGCTGGGAACGCGACGCGCTGGAGGCGGCGGTTGGCCGGGTGGCAGAGGCCCATGGGCTCAAGCTCGGCAAGCTCGCCGGCCCTCTCCGCGCCGCACTCGCCGGGCGCTCCGTCTCGCCCAGCGTATTTGACATGATGCTTGTCATCGGCCGGGACGAAACGCTCGCTCGGATCGCTGACGCCCAGGGCTGA
- a CDS encoding enoyl-CoA hydratase-related protein: MVYKAIDYRVEADVAVVTLNRPDVMNALDTQMRAEVLDAVRHAPDEARALVLTGAGRAFCSGQDLGDRADVANIDIERTLRDEYEPMLMAIFECPIPTVAAVNGPAAGAGANLALAADVVIASEAAMFLQAFTRIGLIPDAGGTYWLPRQVGFARAMGAALFAEPVPARQAAEWGMIWEAVPEDGFEAHWRARAAQLAKGPTIAYARLKQAIRHSYANDLEAQLSLEASLQGDCGATRDFREGVVAFLEKRSPRFEGR; this comes from the coding sequence ATGGTCTACAAGGCAATCGACTATCGGGTTGAGGCGGACGTGGCTGTCGTCACGCTGAATCGCCCGGACGTTATGAACGCGCTCGATACCCAGATGCGCGCGGAAGTTCTCGACGCGGTGCGCCACGCGCCAGACGAGGCCCGTGCGCTGGTGCTGACCGGCGCGGGGCGGGCGTTCTGCTCGGGCCAGGACCTCGGCGACCGGGCCGATGTCGCGAATATCGATATCGAGCGGACGCTGCGCGACGAGTATGAGCCGATGCTGATGGCGATCTTCGAGTGCCCGATCCCCACCGTTGCGGCGGTGAACGGGCCGGCGGCCGGGGCGGGGGCGAACCTTGCGCTTGCGGCCGACGTGGTCATTGCCTCGGAAGCCGCGATGTTCCTTCAGGCTTTCACGCGGATCGGGCTGATCCCCGATGCCGGCGGCACCTACTGGCTGCCGCGCCAGGTGGGATTCGCCCGTGCGATGGGCGCCGCGCTTTTCGCTGAGCCGGTGCCCGCGCGGCAGGCGGCAGAGTGGGGCATGATCTGGGAGGCGGTGCCCGAGGACGGGTTCGAGGCGCATTGGCGCGCGCGGGCGGCGCAACTCGCAAAGGGGCCGACCATAGCCTATGCCCGGCTCAAGCAAGCGATCCGGCACTCCTATGCCAACGATCTGGAGGCGCAGCTTTCGCTCGAGGCGTCCTTGCAGGGCGATTGCGGCGCGACGCGGGATTTCCGGGAAGGCGTCGTCGCTTTCCTCGAGAAGCGCTCGCCCCGGTTCGAGGGGCGATGA
- a CDS encoding heme lyase CcmF/NrfE family subunit, producing the protein MFIELGHFALTLAFAISLVQAVVPLIGAHKGWSGWMAMAEPASIAQFLLTAFSFAALTYAFVTSDFSVSLVVNNSHTLKPMLYKISGVWGNHEGSMLLWVLILTLFGAMAAWFGGGLPPSLRARVLAVQSSISAAFFAFILFTSNPFTRMAEAPFDGRDLNPLLQDPGLAFHPPFLYLGYVGLSICFSFAVAALIEGRVDAAWGRWVRPWTLAAWVFLTIGIGLGSWWAYYELGWGGFWFWDPVENASFMPWLIAAALLHSAIVVEKREALKSWTVLLAIVAFGFSLVGAFITRSGIITSVHAFANDPERGMFLLLILAVFMGAALTLFAARASVMEAKGVFGLVSRESALVFNNVLLAVSAFVVFIGTIWPLVAEMAFDRKLSVGAPFFNMAFTPFMVALGALLPIGSMLPWKRARVGRVLVRLLPALALALALGILAWAMQTGQSALGPVGVALGTWLIAGAAIDLWTRAGRGVPGEKFGRLARLPRADWGKSVAHSGLGITMIGVAGVMAWQLEDIRVAQVGERFEVGGYGISLDKVERVEGPNYMSTMATMGVWRGEDRIGTLTPEKRIYPVAGMPTTEAALDNGVFRDIYLVIGDPQETGGWAVRSYVKPFANWIWSGAIIMGLGGLLSLSDRRVRVAAGARKERAARPVPAE; encoded by the coding sequence CTACGCCTTCGTGACGTCGGATTTCTCGGTCAGCCTCGTGGTCAACAACTCCCACACTCTGAAGCCGATGCTTTACAAGATCTCGGGCGTGTGGGGGAACCACGAGGGCTCCATGCTCTTGTGGGTGCTGATCCTGACGCTGTTCGGGGCGATGGCCGCGTGGTTCGGGGGGGGGCTGCCGCCGTCTTTGCGCGCGCGTGTTCTGGCGGTGCAATCCTCGATCTCGGCGGCGTTCTTTGCCTTCATCCTGTTCACCTCGAATCCGTTCACCCGGATGGCCGAGGCGCCGTTCGACGGGCGCGACCTGAACCCGCTGCTGCAGGACCCAGGCCTCGCCTTTCATCCGCCGTTTCTCTATCTCGGCTATGTTGGGCTCTCGATCTGCTTCTCCTTCGCGGTGGCCGCGCTGATCGAGGGCCGCGTTGATGCCGCCTGGGGCCGCTGGGTGCGGCCGTGGACGCTGGCTGCCTGGGTGTTTCTGACCATCGGCATCGGGCTCGGGTCCTGGTGGGCCTATTACGAGCTTGGATGGGGCGGCTTCTGGTTCTGGGACCCGGTCGAGAACGCGTCCTTCATGCCCTGGCTGATCGCCGCGGCGCTGCTGCATTCGGCGATCGTCGTGGAAAAGCGCGAGGCGCTTAAGAGCTGGACGGTGCTGCTGGCCATCGTCGCTTTCGGCTTCTCGCTGGTGGGCGCGTTCATCACCCGGTCGGGCATCATCACCAGTGTCCACGCCTTCGCCAACGACCCCGAGCGCGGCATGTTCCTCTTGCTGATCCTCGCCGTCTTCATGGGCGCAGCGTTGACGCTGTTCGCGGCGCGGGCGAGCGTGATGGAGGCCAAGGGCGTCTTCGGCCTCGTCAGCCGCGAATCCGCGCTGGTGTTCAACAACGTTCTGCTTGCGGTGTCGGCCTTCGTGGTGTTCATCGGCACGATCTGGCCGCTGGTGGCCGAGATGGCCTTCGACCGCAAGCTGTCGGTGGGCGCGCCGTTCTTCAACATGGCCTTCACGCCCTTCATGGTGGCTCTTGGCGCGCTGCTACCCATCGGGTCGATGCTCCCCTGGAAACGCGCCCGCGTCGGCCGGGTGTTGGTCCGTCTGCTGCCGGCGCTCGCGCTGGCGCTTGCCCTGGGTATCCTCGCCTGGGCGATGCAGACCGGACAAAGCGCTCTCGGCCCGGTCGGCGTGGCGTTGGGCACATGGTTGATCGCGGGCGCCGCCATCGACCTGTGGACCCGCGCGGGCCGCGGGGTCCCAGGCGAGAAGTTCGGCCGCCTGGCACGTCTGCCTCGGGCCGATTGGGGCAAGTCGGTGGCCCATTCCGGCCTTGGCATCACCATGATCGGCGTGGCCGGCGTGATGGCGTGGCAACTGGAGGATATCCGCGTCGCCCAGGTGGGCGAGCGGTTCGAGGTGGGCGGATACGGCATCTCGCTCGACAAAGTCGAGCGGGTGGAAGGCCCCAATTACATGTCGACAATGGCGACGATGGGAGTATGGCGCGGCGAGGATCGTATCGGTACGCTCACGCCCGAGAAACGGATCTATCCGGTGGCAGGCATGCCGACGACCGAGGCGGCGCTCGACAACGGGGTTTTCCGCGACATCTACCTGGTCATCGGCGATCCGCAGGAAACCGGCGGTTGGGCGGTGCGAAGCTATGTCAAGCCCTTCGCGAACTGGATCTGGTCCGGCGCGATCATAATGGGGCTGGGCGGCCTGCTGAGCCTCAGCGATCGGCGGGTGCGCGTTGCCGCGGGCGCCCGCAAGGAGCGCGCGGCGCGGCCCGTGCCCGCGGAGTGA